Proteins encoded by one window of uncultured Bacteroides sp.:
- a CDS encoding ATP-binding protein: MSKEVNPFVVTGKIKQEYFCDRIQESARLAKSITNGNNMVIISPRRMGKTGLIQFCYEKPEIKDNYYTFFIDILHTSSLREFTYLLGKSVYETILPLSKKMATLFVQTLKSINGKFGFDAVTGMPSFNVELGDIDRPEYTLEEIFKMLATADRPCIVAIDEFQQISKYPGKNIEALLRTHIQKIENSNFIFAGSERSMMQAMFLSSARPFYRSADIMELDAIEKDIYVQFIVDNFEKRNRKIENIVAADVYDLFKGHTFYIQKTFNETFADTPQDEECTIETVRTAIDNMIALYETIFREILSNVPEKQKELLYAIAKEGEARQILSVEFIKRYSLTSSSSVQAAAKKLLEKDLITETNKSYAVTDKLFAMWIKKMYGRK, encoded by the coding sequence ATGAGTAAAGAAGTTAATCCTTTTGTCGTTACAGGTAAGATAAAGCAAGAGTATTTTTGTGATCGAATACAGGAGTCAGCTAGGCTTGCCAAGTCGATAACAAATGGAAACAATATGGTCATTATCTCGCCTCGCCGCATGGGGAAAACAGGACTGATTCAGTTTTGTTATGAAAAACCTGAAATAAAGGATAATTATTATACCTTCTTTATCGATATTCTTCATACATCAAGCCTCCGAGAATTTACATATTTACTTGGCAAATCTGTTTATGAAACTATCCTGCCTCTTAGTAAAAAGATGGCAACATTGTTTGTCCAGACATTAAAATCCATAAATGGTAAGTTTGGTTTTGATGCCGTAACGGGTATGCCTTCCTTTAATGTAGAGTTAGGCGATATTGATCGGCCGGAATACACTTTAGAGGAGATTTTCAAGATGTTGGCTACAGCAGACAGACCTTGTATTGTTGCAATAGACGAGTTTCAACAAATCTCAAAATATCCGGGAAAAAATATCGAAGCATTGCTTCGCACCCATATTCAAAAGATAGAGAATAGCAACTTTATCTTCGCAGGTAGTGAGCGTAGTATGATGCAGGCAATGTTCCTGTCATCTGCTCGTCCATTCTACCGCAGTGCCGATATCATGGAGCTGGATGCTATAGAAAAAGATATTTATGTGCAATTTATAGTTGATAATTTCGAGAAACGAAACCGTAAGATTGAGAATATTGTAGCTGCAGATGTCTACGATCTGTTCAAAGGACACACATTCTACATACAAAAAACTTTTAATGAAACATTTGCTGATACTCCACAAGACGAAGAGTGTACGATAGAAACTGTCCGTACAGCTATTGACAATATGATAGCTTTGTACGAGACTATTTTTCGTGAAATATTGTCGAATGTTCCGGAAAAACAGAAAGAATTACTTTATGCAATAGCTAAGGAAGGTGAAGCAAGGCAAATTTTATCTGTGGAGTTCATTAAACGATATAGCTTAACTTCATCAAGTTCAGTACAGGCCGCTGCAAAGAAGCTCTTAGAAAAAGATCTTATTACCGAGACAAATAAATCATACGCCGTTACCGACAAGTTATTTGCAATGTGGATTAAGAAAATGTATGGGAGAAAATAG
- a CDS encoding response regulator, with protein MKYLFFKKTFLFRLFFSVILFLPVLPLHADASRTIHLGNNDGLSNSAVNEVFQDTQGLMWFGTWDGLNRYDGTDFITFRPHYNDSSCISNHIIRKIFEENRETLWITTDYGINRLNKLTGTFRQYYLGYRNRGTFREHSFLAARNSKGFILATAFKSSFYLFDPIISDFISIKIKGVTPGNITQFFFDSQDHLWVVNDRKEIRRIIFKYRSARLFDVLQAETFTLYNAQKICYDNTNRVWIQQNNRLCYYVTSDPVLHLYPSEIKIPGELNDVQKIKSCYLFATTTGLLNFDTVKRTSDVQLQGISVLSLYKGTQNILWAGTDTKGIFKFLPQRQYFNAFTKEQIPELGNHATRTIYKDVDNNLWVGTKGGGLISISYPGVRGLQKVRKFSETDGLINNSVLSITPATGKNFWIGTDGSGVNYYCYARKKIKKLSGKLPSGANGISSVYALLQTNSSTLWVGTSGNGLFRLTISESKDRNEYMVTSYKHYMFKGNIPGSINSNIIYSLNNEGDSVMWVATRGGGLNKLNIHCGTFISYKSVPNEGNTISSNDVICLFRDSNQYLWIGTGAGLNKMIRDKANRIMFKRYTESSGLANSNIHGISEDAQHNIWISSSKGLLRINPEHEAVTNYLYDDGLQDNEFSDGAFFSTNSKNEIYFGGINGFNIIHPSLIGQSNYYPSLYLSSFKIDNIIQPLPADFSEEREISYHSNSLTFHFSVLDYIANQQCKIAYRLIGSGDKWSVKDDSKWINIGMVKDIILTNLTPGHYKLLVKYSNSDNKWSNQLFVFSFHITSPWWQTGYAYSFYFIAFALICYLVFSFQKYRMRMKHSLELDKLEEQKKEEIHQAKLRFFTNIAHEFSNSITLIFGSCERVLEHHDLNEKDKKHLLVVKRNAERMRNQIQQLMEFRKAETGYLSLHLEKVDVAEMLKYTLDGFLDMADSKKIILSVNIASDIPEWIADRDVLEKVIFNLLSNAFKYTPVNGNITLGLDVTEKGELRFCCTNSGLGIKPEDQATIFNRFKVLDNFETQLSQGLYTRNGIGLAVCQSLVNLLNGNILVDSKVNEYTTFTVLLPQGTIQTQEITEQNNSQLIVPKLIPPVPIENNKRVLVVDDQPDIHLLIDDILSQQYIVLRAMDGVEALAIVAEQKPDLIICDIIMPQMDGITLLKELRRNQETSYIPVILLSSKVSIESQIEGLKIGADMFLEKPFHPAHLKAAVDSILGNKEITRVYLESPQAYAEQYNGNQIDKAEKEFIDKTIYLISENLANEDYNQDTLSSDMAISRVQLYRKIKKISNRTPADFIRNYRLQEAEKLIKKTSRTISEIMSDCGFRNKAYFYREFSKIYHCTPKEYRNHINKEI; from the coding sequence ATGAAATATCTATTCTTTAAAAAAACTTTTTTATTTCGCCTTTTTTTTTCTGTAATATTGTTCTTGCCAGTTTTGCCTTTGCATGCTGATGCAAGCAGAACTATTCATCTGGGAAATAATGACGGATTATCGAACAGTGCGGTGAATGAAGTTTTTCAGGATACACAAGGACTGATGTGGTTTGGAACCTGGGATGGTCTGAACAGGTATGATGGAACAGATTTTATCACTTTTCGTCCGCATTACAATGATTCGTCCTGTATATCTAACCATATTATCCGTAAAATATTTGAAGAGAACAGAGAAACTCTGTGGATAACCACCGACTATGGTATTAACCGGTTAAACAAACTGACCGGAACATTCAGACAGTATTATTTAGGATACAGAAATCGCGGCACATTCAGAGAACATTCGTTTCTTGCGGCAAGAAATTCCAAAGGTTTTATCCTGGCTACGGCGTTTAAATCTTCTTTCTATCTGTTTGACCCGATAATTTCCGACTTTATATCTATAAAAATCAAGGGGGTAACTCCCGGAAATATAACACAGTTTTTTTTCGATTCACAGGATCATCTTTGGGTGGTTAATGATAGAAAAGAGATTAGGAGGATAATATTTAAATATAGATCTGCGAGACTATTTGACGTGCTGCAGGCTGAGACCTTTACCTTATATAATGCTCAGAAAATATGTTATGACAACACAAACCGGGTATGGATACAGCAAAATAATCGTTTGTGCTATTATGTAACATCAGATCCTGTTTTACATTTATATCCTTCGGAAATCAAAATTCCCGGAGAACTGAACGATGTGCAGAAAATAAAAAGCTGTTATTTATTTGCAACAACAACCGGACTGCTAAACTTCGATACCGTAAAAAGAACGTCCGATGTTCAGTTACAAGGAATCTCAGTTCTATCATTATACAAGGGGACACAAAATATATTATGGGCAGGCACCGATACCAAGGGCATTTTTAAGTTCCTTCCTCAGAGGCAATATTTCAACGCTTTTACTAAGGAACAAATTCCTGAGTTGGGTAACCATGCCACCAGAACCATATATAAGGATGTTGATAATAATCTCTGGGTAGGTACCAAAGGTGGCGGACTGATAAGCATATCCTATCCTGGGGTGCGAGGATTGCAAAAGGTAAGGAAATTCTCTGAAACGGATGGACTTATAAACAATTCTGTTCTCTCTATTACTCCGGCAACTGGTAAGAATTTCTGGATTGGAACGGATGGGAGTGGAGTTAATTATTACTGTTATGCAAGGAAGAAAATTAAAAAGCTAAGCGGTAAACTGCCTTCTGGAGCTAATGGAATAAGTTCCGTGTATGCCCTTTTACAGACAAACAGTTCCACGCTATGGGTGGGTACAAGTGGCAACGGACTATTTAGACTTACGATTTCAGAAAGTAAAGACAGAAACGAGTATATGGTTACCAGCTATAAACATTATATGTTTAAAGGCAACATACCTGGGAGTATTAATAGTAATATTATTTATTCTCTTAATAATGAAGGAGATTCTGTAATGTGGGTGGCAACGCGTGGTGGTGGCTTAAATAAACTGAATATTCATTGTGGCACGTTTATCTCTTATAAGAGTGTTCCAAATGAAGGGAATACCATTAGCAGCAATGATGTTATCTGCCTTTTCAGGGACAGCAACCAGTATCTCTGGATTGGAACGGGTGCCGGATTGAATAAGATGATACGGGATAAGGCAAACAGAATAATGTTTAAACGTTATACCGAAAGCAGTGGTCTGGCCAATTCCAATATTCATGGAATATCGGAGGATGCCCAGCATAACATCTGGATCAGCTCAAGCAAAGGTTTATTGCGCATCAACCCGGAACATGAAGCTGTAACTAATTATTTGTATGATGACGGATTACAGGATAATGAGTTTTCAGATGGAGCCTTTTTCTCAACAAACAGTAAGAATGAAATCTATTTTGGGGGGATAAACGGTTTCAATATTATTCACCCCAGTTTGATTGGGCAGAGCAATTATTATCCGTCACTGTACCTCAGCTCTTTTAAAATTGACAATATCATTCAACCGCTACCGGCAGACTTTTCCGAAGAAAGAGAGATCAGTTACCACAGTAACTCGTTGACATTTCATTTTTCCGTGCTCGATTATATAGCCAACCAACAGTGCAAAATAGCCTACCGGCTGATTGGAAGCGGAGATAAATGGAGTGTCAAAGATGATAGCAAATGGATTAATATTGGTATGGTTAAAGATATAATATTAACTAACCTTACCCCAGGACATTACAAGCTTTTAGTGAAATATTCGAATAGTGATAATAAATGGAGCAATCAGCTGTTTGTTTTCTCTTTCCATATAACCTCACCCTGGTGGCAAACTGGCTATGCTTACTCTTTTTATTTCATCGCCTTTGCGCTGATTTGCTACTTGGTATTCAGCTTTCAGAAGTATAGAATGCGCATGAAGCATAGTTTGGAACTGGATAAGCTTGAGGAACAGAAGAAAGAGGAGATACATCAAGCCAAGCTGCGTTTCTTTACGAATATTGCCCATGAGTTTTCAAATTCAATTACCCTGATTTTCGGCTCTTGCGAACGTGTGCTGGAGCACCATGATTTGAATGAGAAAGATAAGAAGCATCTGCTGGTGGTAAAACGCAATGCTGAAAGAATGAGAAATCAGATTCAGCAACTGATGGAATTCAGGAAAGCAGAAACCGGATATCTCTCTTTACATCTGGAAAAGGTGGATGTGGCAGAGATGCTAAAATATACTTTGGATGGTTTTCTTGATATGGCTGATTCTAAGAAAATAATTCTGTCGGTGAATATTGCATCCGATATTCCGGAGTGGATTGCTGACCGTGACGTCCTTGAGAAAGTGATATTTAATCTTTTATCCAATGCTTTTAAGTATACACCGGTAAATGGTAATATAACATTAGGTCTGGATGTGACAGAAAAGGGAGAGCTTCGCTTTTGCTGCACAAACAGCGGTTTAGGAATAAAACCTGAAGATCAGGCAACTATTTTTAATCGCTTTAAAGTGCTGGATAATTTTGAAACTCAGCTTTCACAGGGACTCTATACCCGGAACGGAATAGGACTTGCTGTGTGTCAGAGTCTTGTAAATTTGCTCAATGGCAATATCCTGGTGGATAGCAAGGTAAATGAATATACTACTTTTACGGTTTTGCTGCCTCAGGGCACTATTCAGACGCAGGAGATAACAGAACAGAATAATTCTCAGCTCATTGTTCCAAAGCTTATCCCTCCTGTTCCCATAGAAAACAATAAAAGAGTGCTGGTGGTTGATGATCAGCCGGATATCCATCTATTGATTGATGATATTCTTTCTCAACAATATATTGTTTTACGTGCAATGGATGGTGTGGAGGCCTTGGCTATTGTGGCAGAACAAAAACCGGATCTTATTATTTGCGATATTATCATGCCTCAAATGGATGGCATTACATTACTTAAGGAATTACGTAGAAATCAGGAAACAAGTTATATACCTGTAATCTTACTCTCTTCGAAAGTTTCTATTGAAAGCCAGATTGAGGGACTCAAAATTGGAGCAGATATGTTTCTTGAAAAGCCTTTTCATCCAGCCCATCTCAAGGCAGCAGTTGACTCTATTCTTGGCAATAAAGAGATTACCCGTGTGTACCTTGAATCGCCGCAGGCATACGCGGAACAGTACAACGGCAATCAGATTGACAAAGCGGAAAAGGAATTTATTGATAAGACAATTTATTTGATATCTGAGAATCTTGCTAATGAGGATTATAATCAGGATACCTTGTCGAGTGATATGGCTATTAGCAGGGTACAGCTTTATAGGAAGATAAAGAAAATATCTAATCGTACCCCTGCCGATTTTATCCGGAATTACCGTTTACAGGAAGCCGAAAAGTTGATAAAGAAAACATCGAGGACTATTTCTGAGATTATGAGTGATTGTGGTTTCCGTAATAAAGCCTATTTCTATCGGGAGTTCTCAAAAATATATCACTGTACACCTAAAGAGTATCGGAATCATATTAATAAAGAAATATAA